In Oryza glaberrima chromosome 8, OglaRS2, whole genome shotgun sequence, the following are encoded in one genomic region:
- the LOC127783265 gene encoding UDP-glucuronate 4-epimerase 6-like: MMPHSGVVDAAAKGVKLGGGGGGALMVRRVASGKLLSASSHLLFRATILATLCLVCLFTVHYPSLLSHSFHLSSAAAAAANGKHRAASRSSHRSLLGSSAAVAYGGAAWEKEVRRSAAPRRDGGLSVLVTGAAGFVGAHCSLALRARGDGVVGLDNFNSYYDPSLKRARQRLLASRGVAVLDADINDAALLERLFDAARFTHVLHLAAQAGVRYAMRAPQTYVASNVAGLVSVFEVAAKHADPQPAIVWASSSSVYGLNTDAPFSEEHRTDRPASLYAATKKAGEAIAHAYNHIYGLSITGLRFFTVYGPWGRPDMAYFSFARSIVAGEPITLFRTADGADARRDFTYIDDVVKGCLGALDTAGESTGTKSGKKRGPAPLRVYNLGNTSPVPVTRMVAILEKLLGRKANKRVVTMPSNGDVPFTHANVSHAARDFGYRPATPLDAGLRRFVDWFVHYYKLDTAKIAKGKRKSMAMSAAS, translated from the coding sequence atgatgCCGCACTCCGGCgtggtggacgcggcggcgaagggggtGAAGCtggggggcggtggtggcggggcgCTGATGGTGCGCCGGGTGGCGAGCGGCAAGCTCCTGTCGGCGTCGTCGCACCTGCTGTTCCGGGCAACCATCCTGGCGACGCTCTGCCTCGTCTGCCTCTTCACCGTGCACTACCCGTCGCTGCTGTCCCACTCCTtccacctctcctccgccgccgccgccgccgcgaacgggAAGCACAGGGCGGCGTCGCGGTCGTCGCACCGGAGCTTGCTtgggtcgtcggcggcggtggcgtatGGGGGCGCGGCGTGGGAgaaggaggtgaggaggagcgcggcgccgaggagggaCGGGGGCTTGTCGGTGCTGGTGACGGGCGCCGCCGGGTTCGTCGGCGCGCACTGCTCGCTGGCGCTCCgggcgcgcggggacggcgtgGTGGGGCTCGACAACTTCAACTCCTACTACGACCCGTCCCTGAAGCGGGCGCGGCAGCGACTGCTGGCGTCGCGCGGCGTCGCCGTGCTCGACGCCGACATCAACGACGCCGCGCTGCTGGAGCGGCTGTTCGACGCGGCGCGCTTCACGCACgtgctccacctcgccgcgcaGGCCGGGGTGCGCTACGCGATGCGCGCGCCGCAGACGTACGTCGCGTCCAACGTCGCCGGCCTCGTCAGCGTCTTCGAGGTCGCCGCCAAGCACGCCGACCCGCAGCCGGCGATCGTGTgggcgtcctcgtcgtcggtgtACGGGCTCAACACCGACGCGCCCTTCTCCGAGGAGCACCGCACCGACCGGCCGGCGTCGCTGTACGCGGCGACCAAGAAGGCCGGCGAGGCCATCGCCCACGCGTACAACCACATCTACGGCCTCTCCATCACCGGCCTCCGCTTCTTCACCGTGTACGGGCCGTGGGGCCGCCCCGACATGGCCTACTTCTCCTTCGCCCGCagcatcgtcgccggcgagcccaTCACGCTGTTCCGcaccgccgacggcgccgacgcgcgCCGCGACTTCACCTACATCGACGACGTCGTCAAGGGCTGCCTCGGCGCGCTCGACACGGCCGGCGAGAGCACCGGCACCAAGTCCGGCAAGAAGCGCGGCCCGGCGCCGCTCCGCGTCTACAACCTCGGCAACACCTCGCCGGTGCCGGTCACCCGCATGGTCGCCATCCTCGAGAAGCTCCTAGGCAGGAAGGCGAACAAGCGCGTCGTCACCATGCCCAGCAATGGCGACGTGCCGTTCACCCACGCCAACGTCAGCCACGCCGCGCGCGACTTCGGCTACCGCCCGGCGACCCCCCTcgacgccggcctccgccgcttcgTCGACTGGTTCGTCCACTACTACAAGCTCGACACGGCCAAGATCGCCAAGGGCAAGAGGAAATCCATGGCCATGTCCGCCGCGTCGTGA